From Pseudarthrobacter equi, a single genomic window includes:
- a CDS encoding glycosyltransferase has protein sequence MATYNGQEYVAEQIQSILSQLSPEDELIVVDDASKDSTLDVVRRIEDPRIVLLPSAENKGYVASFEKAVSASRGEYIMLSDQDDIWLPGRVEKLVDALQTKDFAASNFTVFGGPANRYHKVQLKESDSGRWVANLVTTWIGIRPYYGCTMAFRAAAKKQILPFPEFLTETHDQWIAIVANLNRSMVHVAAPTVARRLHDENTTPKSRRPVAVILRARIMLLRAIFVALVRKPGTR, from the coding sequence ATGGCAACGTACAACGGCCAGGAGTACGTTGCAGAACAGATTCAATCCATCCTTTCGCAGCTGTCACCGGAGGACGAGCTCATCGTCGTGGACGATGCGTCAAAGGACTCCACGCTCGACGTCGTCCGTCGCATTGAGGACCCGCGCATAGTTCTCCTGCCAAGCGCGGAAAACAAGGGTTATGTTGCCAGTTTCGAAAAGGCAGTCTCTGCCAGCAGGGGCGAGTACATCATGCTGTCGGACCAGGACGACATCTGGCTTCCCGGACGCGTCGAGAAGCTAGTGGACGCCCTGCAGACCAAGGACTTCGCCGCGAGTAATTTCACCGTGTTCGGGGGCCCGGCCAACAGATATCACAAAGTTCAGCTCAAGGAATCGGACAGCGGTAGGTGGGTGGCCAACCTGGTCACCACGTGGATAGGCATCCGCCCCTACTACGGGTGCACCATGGCATTCCGGGCGGCAGCCAAGAAACAGATCCTCCCCTTCCCGGAGTTCCTCACCGAAACCCACGATCAATGGATCGCTATCGTCGCCAACCTCAACCGGAGCATGGTCCACGTGGCAGCCCCCACCGTTGCCCGGAGGCTGCACGACGAGAATACGACCCCCAAATCCCGCCGTCCGGTCGCAGTGATCCTGCGGGCAAGGATCATGCTCCTTCGCGCCATTTTCGTGGCCCTGGTGCGGAAGCCGGGAACTCGATGA